The following proteins are co-located in the Stigmatella aurantiaca genome:
- a CDS encoding AAA family ATPase: MSLGMDTGQALRPASERMTLASLAPYVPAAIVRKLAQGGGAPPPPVEPVRGASLLLDIAGFTPIVLSLSSAGPRGIDALQRLLSSYFSAVVEGIRDFGGDIYQFAGDSVLALFEPERAERDEDVVRRAALCGAFVQRKLASFGSVELLGKHFTLSSRVGVGFGECHRVTLGESEQWLHPALIGQPMEQAVAAEKKSRGGEVFLSQEASALLPPGLLGEARGGSFQFVPSSAIATQPPRNLAVGSALMLGPRARMMHPELQRTAISAHQGFSADFRELTCVFVRVGTRRSHDEATEFVRELNAFFTFAQRESSLHGGVLLMTDFTDKGNVLYIVFGAPTAQENKELLACHFASKLLKAQVAFPFIEALRVGIATGHAYWGEMGAPSRKGFWALGEVVNLSARLMASVSESGVLLDAQTERKLQREFVTTHVGDLALRGIPRPVPAYQLQPASRQVRSLLLKGKGEIVGRRSEMELLLKAVEESIAGAGRVCIVSGEAGIGKSRLSSRLVDEAEALGARTLYGICYSYEMFTPFFPWKEVLLQLFQLHGVDEPAEQLAHVEREFQVLEGVGPEWIPVLAGIMGLSVMEDERTAALDARQKNQQVFHIIHQLLDRRTQLTPLLLFFEDLHWADRISLDLIEYVATRLGPLRLTVLVTMRPSEALRALQSQDSLRRVDLSHLSEEDTRELLRLHLKLEPPNRALENLLQAKVQGNPFFIESLVEGLVEEGHLEEGPDGKRVLRRALQDIRIPDSIQDVVLNRIDLLPDMERLIVKVASVIGRIFSLDAVHALLPGAIDLEEAKRAMKALTHLGMILLEVEEPYTCLFKHIVIRDVAYNTLLVRQREDLHRRLARYLEQKAADNPVKPAGILAYHYLAGNDEKKGLEYTLAAARAAKRQYANEEAIHHYNRALDLFFTAETGEREEMLLHTRQIMVELAETLLQAGQYASAIQMFEQCLFDETRDDRRADIHIGLGRAFQEKGDSSRAIPELERALKLLGKGAPHTKVGLALRTGVQFSMHVLSQAFPWLIRPVPQQRLPLYIKQLNTLISLIRIYYFADLAKLSWATLVAINMAERLHSDYGLSQASGYYGTMLFGAGLLGRSTRYLDRALEHGRQSRDAVAEGIALSRVGTNALFRNELDQAVKLQEEAVGVLRQVGERWEVQTAMMILATSHFFASRFETAEQVFRQMGELGSELNALMHQGWAHAWVPFCQYLRGEGEVEALSAEMEKGLRISIEVKDLANQCASLNHLAQLAVREHMVEESAQMAVRAFETVWSYQVLVPFLQIGLVDAVEAALFALEEGATSVPRAKLLRIVRLGGFKARAISRLYPYMRGPAQRVTARALRLRKGVAAAEPAFQQALDLLEKSPNRWETGVACFDAAVALPHRRAELLARAREIFTAIGARAELRRVERLEQAETPSLPRPRPALPASSERSAEPLRL, from the coding sequence ATGAGCCTGGGCATGGACACCGGCCAGGCCCTGCGGCCCGCCAGCGAGCGGATGACCCTGGCGTCGCTGGCGCCCTATGTGCCGGCGGCGATCGTCCGGAAGCTGGCCCAGGGGGGCGGGGCGCCGCCTCCGCCCGTGGAGCCGGTGCGGGGGGCGAGCCTCCTGCTGGACATCGCGGGCTTCACGCCCATCGTGCTCTCGCTGAGCAGCGCCGGCCCGCGGGGCATCGACGCGCTCCAGCGGCTCCTGTCCAGCTACTTCTCCGCGGTGGTGGAGGGCATCCGGGACTTCGGCGGTGACATCTACCAGTTCGCCGGGGACTCGGTGCTGGCGCTCTTCGAGCCGGAGCGCGCCGAGCGGGACGAGGACGTGGTGCGCCGTGCCGCGCTCTGCGGGGCCTTCGTGCAGCGGAAGCTGGCCAGCTTTGGCAGCGTGGAGCTGCTGGGCAAGCACTTCACCCTGTCCTCGCGCGTGGGCGTGGGCTTTGGCGAGTGCCACCGCGTCACGCTCGGGGAGTCCGAGCAGTGGCTGCACCCGGCGCTCATTGGCCAGCCGATGGAGCAGGCCGTGGCCGCGGAGAAGAAGTCCCGGGGCGGCGAGGTGTTCCTCAGCCAGGAGGCCAGTGCCCTGCTGCCGCCGGGCCTGCTCGGGGAAGCGCGCGGGGGCTCCTTCCAGTTCGTTCCCTCGTCGGCCATCGCCACGCAGCCGCCCCGCAACCTGGCGGTGGGCAGCGCGCTGATGCTGGGGCCCCGGGCGCGGATGATGCACCCGGAGCTGCAGCGCACGGCCATCAGCGCGCACCAGGGCTTCAGCGCGGACTTCCGCGAGCTCACCTGTGTCTTCGTGCGCGTGGGGACGCGGCGCTCGCATGACGAGGCCACGGAGTTCGTGCGCGAGCTGAACGCGTTCTTCACGTTCGCCCAGCGCGAGAGCAGCCTGCACGGCGGCGTGCTGCTCATGACGGACTTCACGGACAAGGGCAACGTCCTCTACATCGTCTTCGGGGCGCCGACGGCACAGGAGAACAAGGAGCTTTTGGCCTGCCACTTCGCCTCCAAGCTCCTGAAGGCGCAGGTGGCCTTCCCGTTCATCGAGGCGCTGCGCGTGGGCATCGCCACCGGGCATGCCTACTGGGGCGAGATGGGGGCCCCGTCCCGCAAGGGCTTCTGGGCCCTGGGCGAGGTGGTGAACCTCTCCGCCCGGCTGATGGCCTCGGTGAGCGAGTCCGGCGTCCTGCTGGATGCGCAGACGGAGCGGAAGCTCCAGCGGGAGTTCGTCACCACGCACGTGGGGGACCTGGCGCTGCGGGGGATTCCCCGCCCGGTGCCGGCCTACCAGCTCCAGCCCGCGTCGCGGCAGGTGCGCAGCCTGCTGCTCAAGGGCAAGGGCGAGATCGTCGGCCGCCGCTCCGAGATGGAGCTGCTGCTCAAGGCGGTGGAGGAGTCCATCGCCGGGGCGGGGCGCGTCTGCATCGTCTCGGGCGAGGCGGGCATCGGCAAGTCCCGCCTGTCCAGCCGGCTCGTGGACGAGGCCGAGGCGCTGGGCGCGCGCACGCTGTACGGCATCTGCTACTCGTACGAGATGTTCACCCCCTTCTTCCCCTGGAAGGAGGTGCTGCTGCAGCTCTTCCAGCTCCACGGGGTGGACGAGCCCGCGGAGCAGCTCGCCCACGTCGAGCGCGAGTTCCAGGTGCTGGAGGGCGTGGGGCCCGAGTGGATTCCCGTGCTGGCGGGCATCATGGGCCTGTCCGTGATGGAGGACGAGCGGACGGCGGCGCTGGACGCGCGGCAGAAGAACCAGCAGGTCTTCCACATCATCCACCAGCTGCTGGACCGGCGCACGCAGCTCACCCCGCTGCTCCTGTTCTTCGAGGATCTGCACTGGGCGGACCGCATCTCGCTGGATCTCATCGAGTACGTGGCCACCCGGCTGGGGCCCTTGCGCCTCACGGTGCTGGTCACGATGCGGCCGAGCGAGGCGCTGCGCGCGTTGCAGTCCCAGGACAGCCTGCGCCGGGTGGACTTGTCGCACCTGAGCGAGGAGGACACGCGCGAGCTGCTCCGGCTCCACCTGAAGCTGGAGCCCCCCAACCGGGCGCTGGAGAACCTGCTGCAGGCCAAGGTCCAGGGCAACCCGTTCTTTATCGAGTCGCTGGTGGAGGGGCTGGTGGAGGAGGGGCACCTGGAGGAAGGGCCGGACGGCAAGCGGGTGCTGCGCCGGGCGCTCCAGGACATCCGGATTCCGGACTCCATCCAGGACGTGGTGCTCAACCGCATCGATCTGCTGCCGGACATGGAGCGGCTCATCGTGAAGGTCGCCTCCGTCATCGGGCGCATCTTCTCGCTGGATGCCGTGCACGCGCTCCTGCCGGGCGCCATTGACTTAGAAGAGGCGAAGCGGGCGATGAAGGCGCTCACCCACCTGGGGATGATTCTCCTGGAGGTGGAGGAGCCCTACACCTGCCTCTTCAAGCACATCGTCATCCGCGACGTGGCCTACAACACGCTGCTCGTGCGGCAGCGGGAGGACCTGCACCGGCGGCTGGCGCGGTACCTGGAACAGAAGGCGGCGGACAACCCCGTCAAGCCCGCGGGCATCCTCGCCTACCACTACCTGGCGGGGAACGACGAGAAGAAGGGCCTGGAGTACACGCTGGCCGCCGCGCGCGCCGCCAAGCGGCAGTACGCGAACGAGGAGGCCATCCACCACTACAACCGCGCCCTGGACCTGTTCTTCACCGCCGAGACGGGCGAGCGGGAGGAGATGCTGCTGCACACGCGGCAGATCATGGTGGAGCTGGCCGAGACGCTCCTGCAGGCGGGCCAGTACGCCTCCGCCATCCAGATGTTCGAGCAGTGCCTGTTCGACGAGACGCGGGATGACCGGCGCGCGGACATCCACATCGGGCTGGGGCGCGCCTTCCAGGAGAAGGGGGACTCCAGCCGGGCCATCCCGGAGCTGGAGCGCGCGCTGAAGCTGCTGGGCAAGGGGGCCCCGCACACCAAGGTGGGGCTGGCGCTGCGCACCGGGGTGCAGTTCAGCATGCACGTGCTGAGTCAGGCGTTCCCGTGGCTCATCCGGCCCGTGCCGCAGCAGCGCCTGCCGCTCTACATCAAGCAGCTCAACACGCTCATCTCGCTCATCCGCATCTACTACTTCGCGGACCTGGCGAAGCTCTCCTGGGCGACGCTGGTGGCCATCAACATGGCCGAGCGCCTGCACTCGGACTACGGCCTGAGCCAGGCCAGCGGCTACTACGGCACCATGCTCTTCGGCGCCGGGCTCCTGGGGCGCTCCACGCGCTACCTGGACCGGGCCCTGGAGCACGGCCGGCAGTCGCGCGACGCGGTGGCCGAGGGCATCGCCCTGAGCCGCGTGGGCACCAACGCGCTCTTCCGCAACGAGCTGGACCAGGCGGTGAAGCTGCAGGAAGAGGCCGTGGGCGTGCTGCGCCAGGTGGGCGAGCGGTGGGAGGTCCAGACCGCGATGATGATCCTGGCCACCAGCCACTTCTTCGCCTCGCGCTTCGAGACCGCCGAGCAGGTGTTCCGGCAGATGGGCGAGCTGGGCTCGGAGCTCAACGCGCTGATGCACCAGGGGTGGGCCCACGCGTGGGTGCCGTTCTGCCAGTACCTGCGGGGCGAGGGCGAGGTGGAGGCGCTGAGCGCGGAGATGGAGAAGGGGCTGCGCATCAGCATCGAGGTGAAGGACCTGGCCAACCAGTGCGCCAGCCTCAACCACCTGGCCCAGCTCGCCGTGCGCGAGCACATGGTGGAGGAGTCGGCCCAGATGGCCGTGCGGGCCTTCGAGACCGTCTGGAGCTACCAGGTGCTCGTGCCGTTCCTGCAGATCGGCCTGGTGGACGCGGTGGAGGCGGCGCTCTTCGCCCTGGAGGAGGGCGCCACGTCGGTGCCCCGCGCGAAGCTGCTGCGGATTGTCCGGCTGGGCGGCTTCAAGGCGCGGGCCATCTCGCGGCTGTATCCTTATATGCGGGGCCCCGCCCAGCGGGTGACGGCCCGCGCGCTGCGGCTGCGCAAGGGCGTGGCCGCCGCCGAGCCCGCCTTCCAGCAGGCCCTCGACCTCCTGGAGAAGAGCCCCAACCGGTGGGAGACGGGCGTGGCGTGCTTCGATGCGGCGGTGGCCCTGCCGCACCGCCGCGCGGAGCTGCTCGCTCGCGCTCGGGAGATCTTCACCGCCATTGGCGCCCGGGCCGAGCTGCGCCGGGTGGAGCGGCTGGAGCAGGCGGAGACCCCCAGCCTGCCCCGGCCCCGTCCGGCGCTCCCGGCCTCCTCGGAGCGCTCAGCTGAGCCGTTGAGGCTGTAG